From a single Sander vitreus isolate 19-12246 chromosome 2, sanVit1, whole genome shotgun sequence genomic region:
- the uso1 gene encoding general vesicular transport factor p115 isoform X1 — translation MNFLRGVMGGQAAGPQPSGAETIQKLCDRVASSTLLEDRRDAVRALKSLSKKYRMEVGTQAMDHLINILQTDRSDSEILGYALDTLYNIICNDEEEEQDESEDAVTPIPASGKNKNVSMPDEAAQKQADDLGAQFTEQFVQDPEHVTLLLALLEEFDFHVRWPGVKLLTALLKNQCVQVQGIILVSPMGVSRLMDLLADSREVIRNDGLLLLQQLTKSNAAIQKIVAFENAFERLLDIITEEGSSDGGIVVEDCLLLLVNLLKNNSSNQNFFKEGSYIQRMKPWFEVGDDNSGWSAQKVTNLHLMLQLVRVMVSPVNSPGATASCQKSMYQCGLLQQLCTILMATGVPADILTETINTVSEVIRGSQVNQDYFASVNAPSNPPRPAIVVLLMSMVNERQPFVLRCAVLYCFQCFLYKNQKGQGEIVATLLPSTIDANSISAGQLLCGGLFSVDSLSNWCAAVALAHALQDNLTQKEQLLRVQLATSLGKPPVSLLQQCTNILSQGDKIVRRGSKVQTRVGLLMLLCTWINNCPIAVTHFLHNQENVPFLTAQISENLGEDERLVQGLCALLLGICIYYNDNSLENYTKASERSADISVAPDFGSQGWHEEDFYKEKLKQLIEKRIGKENFVEKLGFITKHELYSRAAQKPQPVFPSPEQMLFDHEFTKLVKELEGVITKAVHKSSEDEKKEEEVKKTLEQHDNIVTQYKELIREQDAQIQELKEQVASMSSQNEQMQTTVTQQLAQIQQHKDQYNILKLKLGKENQNQSNSQGDSSQVNGLQTEELIQLREEVEELRKQHTLLQTQLHDKDALINTLRSETAEGSAGGSDNTELLKELEALRSQVESQSAEINQMKTERQELLRRAEAGSSDAVSSSGGSLDAAKMAEVESRLRDQTTETERLKEEAKSLSESRAELEQQLASATSTVAILQTEQAKLQTEVQESKKEQDDLLMLLADQDQKIHSLKQKLKDLGETVDDEDDLDARDQTDDDFEEDEDED, via the exons ATGAACTTCTTAAGAGGAGTGATGGGTGGGCAGGCAGCCGGGCCGCAGCCGTCCGGAGCGGAGACG ATCCAGAAGTTATGTGACCGAGTAGCCTCCTCAACGCTCCTAGAAGACCGGAGAGATGCTGTCCGGGCTCTTAAGTCCCTCTCTAAG AAATATCGCATGGAAGTTGGCACACAGGCGATGGATCACTTGATTAACATACTGCAAACTGACAG GTCTGACTCTGAAATCCTTGGCTATGCTTTGGACACACTGTACAACATCATCTGCaatgatgaggaggaagagcaaG ATGAATCAGAAG ACGCAGTAACCCCTATCCCTGCCTCAGGGAAGAATAAGAATGTTTCCATGCCTG ATGAGGCTGCCCAGAAGCAGGCAGATGACCTGGGTGCCCAGTTTACAGAACAGTTTGTTCAGGACCCTGAGCATGTGACTCTGCTTCTCGCTCTGTTGGAG gagttTGACTTCCATGTTCGTTGGCCCGGGGTAAAGCTGCTGACTGCTCTCCTGAAGAACCAGTGTGTCCAGGTTCAGGGTATCATTCTGGTCAGCCCCATGG GTGTTTCCAGGTTGATGGACTTATTGGCAGACTCTAGAGAAGTAATCCGCAACGAC GGCTTGCTGTTGCTTCAACAGCTGACCAAAAGCAATGCTGCCATTCAGAAAATTGTGGCATTTGAAAACGCATTTGAGCGTCTTCTAGATATCATCACAGAAGAGGGCAGCAGCGATGGCG GTATTGTGGTTGAGGACTGTTTGCTGCTGCTGGTAAACCTGCTAAAGAACAACAGCTCCAATCAGAATTTCTTTAAGGAGGGCTCCTACATTCAGAGAATGAAGCCCTGGTTTGAGGTCGGTGACGATAACTCTGGCTGGTCTGCACAGAAGGTCACCAACCTCCACCTCATGCTGCAG TTGGTGCGAGTCATGGTGTCTCCAGTGAACTCTCCTGGAGCTACAGCTAGCTGTCAGAAGTCCATGTACCAGTGTggtctgctgcagcagctgtgcaCCATCCTCATGGCCACCGGTGTGCCTGCTGACATCCTCACTGAG ACCATCAACACTGTATCAGAGGTCATCAGAGGCTCACAGGTAAACCAAGACTACTTTGCATCTGTCAACGCTCCTTCAAACCCACCAAG ACCGGCCATCGTGGTGCTGCTCATGTCCATGGTGAATGAGAGACAACCGTTTGTCCTTCGCTGTGCAGTCCTCTACTGTTTCCAGTGTTTCCTGTACAAAAACCAGAAAGGACAGGGGGAGATTGTGGCTACGCTGCTGCCCTCCACCATTGATG CCAATTCCATCTCAGCGGGCCAGCTGCTGTGTGGAGGTCTGTTCTCAGTAGACTCTCTGTCCAACTGGTGTGCTGCTGTGGCCTTGGCTCACGCCCTCCAGGATAACCTCACACAGAAGGAGCAGCTGCTGAGGGTCCAACTGGCCACCAGCCTTGGAAAGCCCCCCGTCTCCCTGCTGCAGCAGTGCACCAACATCCTCTCCCAG GGAGATAAGATCGTCCGGCGG GGCAGTAAAGTGCAGACCAGGGTGGGGCTCCTCATGCTGCTGTGTACATGGATCAACAACTGTCCGATTGCTGTCACTCACTTCCTACACAATCAGGAAAACGTTCCCTTT CTGACAGCACAGATCTCCGAGAACTTGGGAGAGGATGAAAGGCTGGTGCAGGGCCTGTGTGCACTGCTTCTCGGCATCTGCATCTATTACAATGACAACTCGCTGGAAAACTACACCAA agcatcagagagaagcgcagacatatcagtggcaccagatttcggtagccagggttggcatgaagaagatttttacaa AGAAAAGCTAAAGCAGCTCATCGAGAAGCGGATTGGAAAGGAAAACTTTGTAGAGAAACTGGGCTTCATCACCAAACATGAGCTGTACTCGCGGGCGGCTCAGAAGCCCCAGCCAGTCTTTCCGTCTCCGGAGCAGATGCTGTTCGACCACGAGTTCACCAAGCTGGTCAAAGAACTGGAGG GCGTGATCACCAAGGCAGTTCACAAATCCAGTGAGGATgagaagaaggaagaggaggtgaAGAAGACATTAGAACAACATGACAACATTGTAACCCAGTATAAAGAGCTGATCAGAGAACAG GATGCTCAGATCCAGGAGCTGAAGGAGCAGGTAGCGTCCATGTCGTCTCAGAACGAACAGATGCAGACTACAGTCACCCAGCAGCTGGCCCAGATCCAGCAGCACAAGGATCAGTACAACATCCTCAAGCTCAAATTAG GTAAGGAGAACCAGAATCAGTCTAACAGCCAGGGAGACAGCTCTCAGGTGAACGGGCTGCAGACAGAGGAGCTCATACAGCTcagagaggaggtggaggagctcCGCAAGCAGCACACACTCCTTCAGACACAACTCCATGACAAAGATGCACTCATCAACACCCTG AGGTCAGAGACAGCAGAAGGTTCAGCAGGAGGATCAGACAACACAGAACTGCTCAAG GAGCTGGAGGCTCTGAGGAGTCAGGTCGAGTCCCAGTCGGCAGAAATCAACCAGATGAAGACGGAGAGACAAGAGCTGCTCAGAAGAGCTGAAGCTGGG TCCTCGGACGCAGTCTCCAGCAGTGGCGGCTCATTAGACGCTGCCAAGATGGCAGAAGTGGAGAGCAGACTCAGAGACCAGACGACTGAGACCGAGAGACTCAAG
- the uso1 gene encoding general vesicular transport factor p115 isoform X2 → MNFLRGVMGGQAAGPQPSGAETIQKLCDRVASSTLLEDRRDAVRALKSLSKKYRMEVGTQAMDHLINILQTDRSDSEILGYALDTLYNIICNDEEEEQDAVTPIPASGKNKNVSMPDEAAQKQADDLGAQFTEQFVQDPEHVTLLLALLEEFDFHVRWPGVKLLTALLKNQCVQVQGIILVSPMGVSRLMDLLADSREVIRNDGLLLLQQLTKSNAAIQKIVAFENAFERLLDIITEEGSSDGGIVVEDCLLLLVNLLKNNSSNQNFFKEGSYIQRMKPWFEVGDDNSGWSAQKVTNLHLMLQLVRVMVSPVNSPGATASCQKSMYQCGLLQQLCTILMATGVPADILTETINTVSEVIRGSQVNQDYFASVNAPSNPPRPAIVVLLMSMVNERQPFVLRCAVLYCFQCFLYKNQKGQGEIVATLLPSTIDANSISAGQLLCGGLFSVDSLSNWCAAVALAHALQDNLTQKEQLLRVQLATSLGKPPVSLLQQCTNILSQGDKIVRRGSKVQTRVGLLMLLCTWINNCPIAVTHFLHNQENVPFLTAQISENLGEDERLVQGLCALLLGICIYYNDNSLENYTKASERSADISVAPDFGSQGWHEEDFYKEKLKQLIEKRIGKENFVEKLGFITKHELYSRAAQKPQPVFPSPEQMLFDHEFTKLVKELEGVITKAVHKSSEDEKKEEEVKKTLEQHDNIVTQYKELIREQDAQIQELKEQVASMSSQNEQMQTTVTQQLAQIQQHKDQYNILKLKLGKENQNQSNSQGDSSQVNGLQTEELIQLREEVEELRKQHTLLQTQLHDKDALINTLRSETAEGSAGGSDNTELLKELEALRSQVESQSAEINQMKTERQELLRRAEAGSSDAVSSSGGSLDAAKMAEVESRLRDQTTETERLKEEAKSLSESRAELEQQLASATSTVAILQTEQAKLQTEVQESKKEQDDLLMLLADQDQKIHSLKQKLKDLGETVDDEDDLDARDQTDDDFEEDEDED, encoded by the exons ATGAACTTCTTAAGAGGAGTGATGGGTGGGCAGGCAGCCGGGCCGCAGCCGTCCGGAGCGGAGACG ATCCAGAAGTTATGTGACCGAGTAGCCTCCTCAACGCTCCTAGAAGACCGGAGAGATGCTGTCCGGGCTCTTAAGTCCCTCTCTAAG AAATATCGCATGGAAGTTGGCACACAGGCGATGGATCACTTGATTAACATACTGCAAACTGACAG GTCTGACTCTGAAATCCTTGGCTATGCTTTGGACACACTGTACAACATCATCTGCaatgatgaggaggaagagcaaG ACGCAGTAACCCCTATCCCTGCCTCAGGGAAGAATAAGAATGTTTCCATGCCTG ATGAGGCTGCCCAGAAGCAGGCAGATGACCTGGGTGCCCAGTTTACAGAACAGTTTGTTCAGGACCCTGAGCATGTGACTCTGCTTCTCGCTCTGTTGGAG gagttTGACTTCCATGTTCGTTGGCCCGGGGTAAAGCTGCTGACTGCTCTCCTGAAGAACCAGTGTGTCCAGGTTCAGGGTATCATTCTGGTCAGCCCCATGG GTGTTTCCAGGTTGATGGACTTATTGGCAGACTCTAGAGAAGTAATCCGCAACGAC GGCTTGCTGTTGCTTCAACAGCTGACCAAAAGCAATGCTGCCATTCAGAAAATTGTGGCATTTGAAAACGCATTTGAGCGTCTTCTAGATATCATCACAGAAGAGGGCAGCAGCGATGGCG GTATTGTGGTTGAGGACTGTTTGCTGCTGCTGGTAAACCTGCTAAAGAACAACAGCTCCAATCAGAATTTCTTTAAGGAGGGCTCCTACATTCAGAGAATGAAGCCCTGGTTTGAGGTCGGTGACGATAACTCTGGCTGGTCTGCACAGAAGGTCACCAACCTCCACCTCATGCTGCAG TTGGTGCGAGTCATGGTGTCTCCAGTGAACTCTCCTGGAGCTACAGCTAGCTGTCAGAAGTCCATGTACCAGTGTggtctgctgcagcagctgtgcaCCATCCTCATGGCCACCGGTGTGCCTGCTGACATCCTCACTGAG ACCATCAACACTGTATCAGAGGTCATCAGAGGCTCACAGGTAAACCAAGACTACTTTGCATCTGTCAACGCTCCTTCAAACCCACCAAG ACCGGCCATCGTGGTGCTGCTCATGTCCATGGTGAATGAGAGACAACCGTTTGTCCTTCGCTGTGCAGTCCTCTACTGTTTCCAGTGTTTCCTGTACAAAAACCAGAAAGGACAGGGGGAGATTGTGGCTACGCTGCTGCCCTCCACCATTGATG CCAATTCCATCTCAGCGGGCCAGCTGCTGTGTGGAGGTCTGTTCTCAGTAGACTCTCTGTCCAACTGGTGTGCTGCTGTGGCCTTGGCTCACGCCCTCCAGGATAACCTCACACAGAAGGAGCAGCTGCTGAGGGTCCAACTGGCCACCAGCCTTGGAAAGCCCCCCGTCTCCCTGCTGCAGCAGTGCACCAACATCCTCTCCCAG GGAGATAAGATCGTCCGGCGG GGCAGTAAAGTGCAGACCAGGGTGGGGCTCCTCATGCTGCTGTGTACATGGATCAACAACTGTCCGATTGCTGTCACTCACTTCCTACACAATCAGGAAAACGTTCCCTTT CTGACAGCACAGATCTCCGAGAACTTGGGAGAGGATGAAAGGCTGGTGCAGGGCCTGTGTGCACTGCTTCTCGGCATCTGCATCTATTACAATGACAACTCGCTGGAAAACTACACCAA agcatcagagagaagcgcagacatatcagtggcaccagatttcggtagccagggttggcatgaagaagatttttacaa AGAAAAGCTAAAGCAGCTCATCGAGAAGCGGATTGGAAAGGAAAACTTTGTAGAGAAACTGGGCTTCATCACCAAACATGAGCTGTACTCGCGGGCGGCTCAGAAGCCCCAGCCAGTCTTTCCGTCTCCGGAGCAGATGCTGTTCGACCACGAGTTCACCAAGCTGGTCAAAGAACTGGAGG GCGTGATCACCAAGGCAGTTCACAAATCCAGTGAGGATgagaagaaggaagaggaggtgaAGAAGACATTAGAACAACATGACAACATTGTAACCCAGTATAAAGAGCTGATCAGAGAACAG GATGCTCAGATCCAGGAGCTGAAGGAGCAGGTAGCGTCCATGTCGTCTCAGAACGAACAGATGCAGACTACAGTCACCCAGCAGCTGGCCCAGATCCAGCAGCACAAGGATCAGTACAACATCCTCAAGCTCAAATTAG GTAAGGAGAACCAGAATCAGTCTAACAGCCAGGGAGACAGCTCTCAGGTGAACGGGCTGCAGACAGAGGAGCTCATACAGCTcagagaggaggtggaggagctcCGCAAGCAGCACACACTCCTTCAGACACAACTCCATGACAAAGATGCACTCATCAACACCCTG AGGTCAGAGACAGCAGAAGGTTCAGCAGGAGGATCAGACAACACAGAACTGCTCAAG GAGCTGGAGGCTCTGAGGAGTCAGGTCGAGTCCCAGTCGGCAGAAATCAACCAGATGAAGACGGAGAGACAAGAGCTGCTCAGAAGAGCTGAAGCTGGG TCCTCGGACGCAGTCTCCAGCAGTGGCGGCTCATTAGACGCTGCCAAGATGGCAGAAGTGGAGAGCAGACTCAGAGACCAGACGACTGAGACCGAGAGACTCAAG
- the uso1 gene encoding general vesicular transport factor p115 isoform X4: protein MNFLRGVMGGQAAGPQPSGAETIQKLCDRVASSTLLEDRRDAVRALKSLSKKYRMEVGTQAMDHLINILQTDRSDSEILGYALDTLYNIICNDEEEEQDEAAQKQADDLGAQFTEQFVQDPEHVTLLLALLEEFDFHVRWPGVKLLTALLKNQCVQVQGIILVSPMGVSRLMDLLADSREVIRNDGLLLLQQLTKSNAAIQKIVAFENAFERLLDIITEEGSSDGGIVVEDCLLLLVNLLKNNSSNQNFFKEGSYIQRMKPWFEVGDDNSGWSAQKVTNLHLMLQLVRVMVSPVNSPGATASCQKSMYQCGLLQQLCTILMATGVPADILTETINTVSEVIRGSQVNQDYFASVNAPSNPPRPAIVVLLMSMVNERQPFVLRCAVLYCFQCFLYKNQKGQGEIVATLLPSTIDANSISAGQLLCGGLFSVDSLSNWCAAVALAHALQDNLTQKEQLLRVQLATSLGKPPVSLLQQCTNILSQGDKIVRRGSKVQTRVGLLMLLCTWINNCPIAVTHFLHNQENVPFLTAQISENLGEDERLVQGLCALLLGICIYYNDNSLENYTKASERSADISVAPDFGSQGWHEEDFYKEKLKQLIEKRIGKENFVEKLGFITKHELYSRAAQKPQPVFPSPEQMLFDHEFTKLVKELEGVITKAVHKSSEDEKKEEEVKKTLEQHDNIVTQYKELIREQDAQIQELKEQVASMSSQNEQMQTTVTQQLAQIQQHKDQYNILKLKLGKENQNQSNSQGDSSQVNGLQTEELIQLREEVEELRKQHTLLQTQLHDKDALINTLRSETAEGSAGGSDNTELLKELEALRSQVESQSAEINQMKTERQELLRRAEAGSSDAVSSSGGSLDAAKMAEVESRLRDQTTETERLKEEAKSLSESRAELEQQLASATSTVAILQTEQAKLQTEVQESKKEQDDLLMLLADQDQKIHSLKQKLKDLGETVDDEDDLDARDQTDDDFEEDEDED, encoded by the exons ATGAACTTCTTAAGAGGAGTGATGGGTGGGCAGGCAGCCGGGCCGCAGCCGTCCGGAGCGGAGACG ATCCAGAAGTTATGTGACCGAGTAGCCTCCTCAACGCTCCTAGAAGACCGGAGAGATGCTGTCCGGGCTCTTAAGTCCCTCTCTAAG AAATATCGCATGGAAGTTGGCACACAGGCGATGGATCACTTGATTAACATACTGCAAACTGACAG GTCTGACTCTGAAATCCTTGGCTATGCTTTGGACACACTGTACAACATCATCTGCaatgatgaggaggaagagcaaG ATGAGGCTGCCCAGAAGCAGGCAGATGACCTGGGTGCCCAGTTTACAGAACAGTTTGTTCAGGACCCTGAGCATGTGACTCTGCTTCTCGCTCTGTTGGAG gagttTGACTTCCATGTTCGTTGGCCCGGGGTAAAGCTGCTGACTGCTCTCCTGAAGAACCAGTGTGTCCAGGTTCAGGGTATCATTCTGGTCAGCCCCATGG GTGTTTCCAGGTTGATGGACTTATTGGCAGACTCTAGAGAAGTAATCCGCAACGAC GGCTTGCTGTTGCTTCAACAGCTGACCAAAAGCAATGCTGCCATTCAGAAAATTGTGGCATTTGAAAACGCATTTGAGCGTCTTCTAGATATCATCACAGAAGAGGGCAGCAGCGATGGCG GTATTGTGGTTGAGGACTGTTTGCTGCTGCTGGTAAACCTGCTAAAGAACAACAGCTCCAATCAGAATTTCTTTAAGGAGGGCTCCTACATTCAGAGAATGAAGCCCTGGTTTGAGGTCGGTGACGATAACTCTGGCTGGTCTGCACAGAAGGTCACCAACCTCCACCTCATGCTGCAG TTGGTGCGAGTCATGGTGTCTCCAGTGAACTCTCCTGGAGCTACAGCTAGCTGTCAGAAGTCCATGTACCAGTGTggtctgctgcagcagctgtgcaCCATCCTCATGGCCACCGGTGTGCCTGCTGACATCCTCACTGAG ACCATCAACACTGTATCAGAGGTCATCAGAGGCTCACAGGTAAACCAAGACTACTTTGCATCTGTCAACGCTCCTTCAAACCCACCAAG ACCGGCCATCGTGGTGCTGCTCATGTCCATGGTGAATGAGAGACAACCGTTTGTCCTTCGCTGTGCAGTCCTCTACTGTTTCCAGTGTTTCCTGTACAAAAACCAGAAAGGACAGGGGGAGATTGTGGCTACGCTGCTGCCCTCCACCATTGATG CCAATTCCATCTCAGCGGGCCAGCTGCTGTGTGGAGGTCTGTTCTCAGTAGACTCTCTGTCCAACTGGTGTGCTGCTGTGGCCTTGGCTCACGCCCTCCAGGATAACCTCACACAGAAGGAGCAGCTGCTGAGGGTCCAACTGGCCACCAGCCTTGGAAAGCCCCCCGTCTCCCTGCTGCAGCAGTGCACCAACATCCTCTCCCAG GGAGATAAGATCGTCCGGCGG GGCAGTAAAGTGCAGACCAGGGTGGGGCTCCTCATGCTGCTGTGTACATGGATCAACAACTGTCCGATTGCTGTCACTCACTTCCTACACAATCAGGAAAACGTTCCCTTT CTGACAGCACAGATCTCCGAGAACTTGGGAGAGGATGAAAGGCTGGTGCAGGGCCTGTGTGCACTGCTTCTCGGCATCTGCATCTATTACAATGACAACTCGCTGGAAAACTACACCAA agcatcagagagaagcgcagacatatcagtggcaccagatttcggtagccagggttggcatgaagaagatttttacaa AGAAAAGCTAAAGCAGCTCATCGAGAAGCGGATTGGAAAGGAAAACTTTGTAGAGAAACTGGGCTTCATCACCAAACATGAGCTGTACTCGCGGGCGGCTCAGAAGCCCCAGCCAGTCTTTCCGTCTCCGGAGCAGATGCTGTTCGACCACGAGTTCACCAAGCTGGTCAAAGAACTGGAGG GCGTGATCACCAAGGCAGTTCACAAATCCAGTGAGGATgagaagaaggaagaggaggtgaAGAAGACATTAGAACAACATGACAACATTGTAACCCAGTATAAAGAGCTGATCAGAGAACAG GATGCTCAGATCCAGGAGCTGAAGGAGCAGGTAGCGTCCATGTCGTCTCAGAACGAACAGATGCAGACTACAGTCACCCAGCAGCTGGCCCAGATCCAGCAGCACAAGGATCAGTACAACATCCTCAAGCTCAAATTAG GTAAGGAGAACCAGAATCAGTCTAACAGCCAGGGAGACAGCTCTCAGGTGAACGGGCTGCAGACAGAGGAGCTCATACAGCTcagagaggaggtggaggagctcCGCAAGCAGCACACACTCCTTCAGACACAACTCCATGACAAAGATGCACTCATCAACACCCTG AGGTCAGAGACAGCAGAAGGTTCAGCAGGAGGATCAGACAACACAGAACTGCTCAAG GAGCTGGAGGCTCTGAGGAGTCAGGTCGAGTCCCAGTCGGCAGAAATCAACCAGATGAAGACGGAGAGACAAGAGCTGCTCAGAAGAGCTGAAGCTGGG TCCTCGGACGCAGTCTCCAGCAGTGGCGGCTCATTAGACGCTGCCAAGATGGCAGAAGTGGAGAGCAGACTCAGAGACCAGACGACTGAGACCGAGAGACTCAAG
- the uso1 gene encoding general vesicular transport factor p115 isoform X3, with amino-acid sequence MNFLRGVMGGQAAGPQPSGAETIQKLCDRVASSTLLEDRRDAVRALKSLSKKYRMEVGTQAMDHLINILQTDRSDSEILGYALDTLYNIICNDEEEEQDESEDAVTPIPASGKNKNVSMPDEAAQKQADDLGAQFTEQFVQDPEHVTLLLALLEEFDFHVRWPGVKLLTALLKNQCVQVQGIILVSPMGVSRLMDLLADSREVIRNDGLLLLQQLTKSNAAIQKIVAFENAFERLLDIITEEGSSDGGIVVEDCLLLLVNLLKNNSSNQNFFKEGSYIQRMKPWFEVGDDNSGWSAQKVTNLHLMLQLVRVMVSPVNSPGATASCQKSMYQCGLLQQLCTILMATGVPADILTETINTVSEVIRGSQVNQDYFASVNAPSNPPRPAIVVLLMSMVNERQPFVLRCAVLYCFQCFLYKNQKGQGEIVATLLPSTIDANSISAGQLLCGGLFSVDSLSNWCAAVALAHALQDNLTQKEQLLRVQLATSLGKPPVSLLQQCTNILSQGSKVQTRVGLLMLLCTWINNCPIAVTHFLHNQENVPFLTAQISENLGEDERLVQGLCALLLGICIYYNDNSLENYTKASERSADISVAPDFGSQGWHEEDFYKEKLKQLIEKRIGKENFVEKLGFITKHELYSRAAQKPQPVFPSPEQMLFDHEFTKLVKELEGVITKAVHKSSEDEKKEEEVKKTLEQHDNIVTQYKELIREQDAQIQELKEQVASMSSQNEQMQTTVTQQLAQIQQHKDQYNILKLKLGKENQNQSNSQGDSSQVNGLQTEELIQLREEVEELRKQHTLLQTQLHDKDALINTLRSETAEGSAGGSDNTELLKELEALRSQVESQSAEINQMKTERQELLRRAEAGSSDAVSSSGGSLDAAKMAEVESRLRDQTTETERLKEEAKSLSESRAELEQQLASATSTVAILQTEQAKLQTEVQESKKEQDDLLMLLADQDQKIHSLKQKLKDLGETVDDEDDLDARDQTDDDFEEDEDED; translated from the exons ATGAACTTCTTAAGAGGAGTGATGGGTGGGCAGGCAGCCGGGCCGCAGCCGTCCGGAGCGGAGACG ATCCAGAAGTTATGTGACCGAGTAGCCTCCTCAACGCTCCTAGAAGACCGGAGAGATGCTGTCCGGGCTCTTAAGTCCCTCTCTAAG AAATATCGCATGGAAGTTGGCACACAGGCGATGGATCACTTGATTAACATACTGCAAACTGACAG GTCTGACTCTGAAATCCTTGGCTATGCTTTGGACACACTGTACAACATCATCTGCaatgatgaggaggaagagcaaG ATGAATCAGAAG ACGCAGTAACCCCTATCCCTGCCTCAGGGAAGAATAAGAATGTTTCCATGCCTG ATGAGGCTGCCCAGAAGCAGGCAGATGACCTGGGTGCCCAGTTTACAGAACAGTTTGTTCAGGACCCTGAGCATGTGACTCTGCTTCTCGCTCTGTTGGAG gagttTGACTTCCATGTTCGTTGGCCCGGGGTAAAGCTGCTGACTGCTCTCCTGAAGAACCAGTGTGTCCAGGTTCAGGGTATCATTCTGGTCAGCCCCATGG GTGTTTCCAGGTTGATGGACTTATTGGCAGACTCTAGAGAAGTAATCCGCAACGAC GGCTTGCTGTTGCTTCAACAGCTGACCAAAAGCAATGCTGCCATTCAGAAAATTGTGGCATTTGAAAACGCATTTGAGCGTCTTCTAGATATCATCACAGAAGAGGGCAGCAGCGATGGCG GTATTGTGGTTGAGGACTGTTTGCTGCTGCTGGTAAACCTGCTAAAGAACAACAGCTCCAATCAGAATTTCTTTAAGGAGGGCTCCTACATTCAGAGAATGAAGCCCTGGTTTGAGGTCGGTGACGATAACTCTGGCTGGTCTGCACAGAAGGTCACCAACCTCCACCTCATGCTGCAG TTGGTGCGAGTCATGGTGTCTCCAGTGAACTCTCCTGGAGCTACAGCTAGCTGTCAGAAGTCCATGTACCAGTGTggtctgctgcagcagctgtgcaCCATCCTCATGGCCACCGGTGTGCCTGCTGACATCCTCACTGAG ACCATCAACACTGTATCAGAGGTCATCAGAGGCTCACAGGTAAACCAAGACTACTTTGCATCTGTCAACGCTCCTTCAAACCCACCAAG ACCGGCCATCGTGGTGCTGCTCATGTCCATGGTGAATGAGAGACAACCGTTTGTCCTTCGCTGTGCAGTCCTCTACTGTTTCCAGTGTTTCCTGTACAAAAACCAGAAAGGACAGGGGGAGATTGTGGCTACGCTGCTGCCCTCCACCATTGATG CCAATTCCATCTCAGCGGGCCAGCTGCTGTGTGGAGGTCTGTTCTCAGTAGACTCTCTGTCCAACTGGTGTGCTGCTGTGGCCTTGGCTCACGCCCTCCAGGATAACCTCACACAGAAGGAGCAGCTGCTGAGGGTCCAACTGGCCACCAGCCTTGGAAAGCCCCCCGTCTCCCTGCTGCAGCAGTGCACCAACATCCTCTCCCAG GGCAGTAAAGTGCAGACCAGGGTGGGGCTCCTCATGCTGCTGTGTACATGGATCAACAACTGTCCGATTGCTGTCACTCACTTCCTACACAATCAGGAAAACGTTCCCTTT CTGACAGCACAGATCTCCGAGAACTTGGGAGAGGATGAAAGGCTGGTGCAGGGCCTGTGTGCACTGCTTCTCGGCATCTGCATCTATTACAATGACAACTCGCTGGAAAACTACACCAA agcatcagagagaagcgcagacatatcagtggcaccagatttcggtagccagggttggcatgaagaagatttttacaa AGAAAAGCTAAAGCAGCTCATCGAGAAGCGGATTGGAAAGGAAAACTTTGTAGAGAAACTGGGCTTCATCACCAAACATGAGCTGTACTCGCGGGCGGCTCAGAAGCCCCAGCCAGTCTTTCCGTCTCCGGAGCAGATGCTGTTCGACCACGAGTTCACCAAGCTGGTCAAAGAACTGGAGG GCGTGATCACCAAGGCAGTTCACAAATCCAGTGAGGATgagaagaaggaagaggaggtgaAGAAGACATTAGAACAACATGACAACATTGTAACCCAGTATAAAGAGCTGATCAGAGAACAG GATGCTCAGATCCAGGAGCTGAAGGAGCAGGTAGCGTCCATGTCGTCTCAGAACGAACAGATGCAGACTACAGTCACCCAGCAGCTGGCCCAGATCCAGCAGCACAAGGATCAGTACAACATCCTCAAGCTCAAATTAG GTAAGGAGAACCAGAATCAGTCTAACAGCCAGGGAGACAGCTCTCAGGTGAACGGGCTGCAGACAGAGGAGCTCATACAGCTcagagaggaggtggaggagctcCGCAAGCAGCACACACTCCTTCAGACACAACTCCATGACAAAGATGCACTCATCAACACCCTG AGGTCAGAGACAGCAGAAGGTTCAGCAGGAGGATCAGACAACACAGAACTGCTCAAG GAGCTGGAGGCTCTGAGGAGTCAGGTCGAGTCCCAGTCGGCAGAAATCAACCAGATGAAGACGGAGAGACAAGAGCTGCTCAGAAGAGCTGAAGCTGGG TCCTCGGACGCAGTCTCCAGCAGTGGCGGCTCATTAGACGCTGCCAAGATGGCAGAAGTGGAGAGCAGACTCAGAGACCAGACGACTGAGACCGAGAGACTCAAG